The following proteins come from a genomic window of Bartonella apihabitans:
- a CDS encoding transglutaminase-like cysteine peptidase: MVFAFRLFGVAFLTLVGLTSAAKAAGEFMTVSGQTSQPIGHYEFCERLPQECKIRNTILQPVKLTQNVWDMMLDVNHSVNARITPATDMELYGKEEYWTYPVNAGDCEDYVLEKQKELHDKGMPLASLLITVVRKPDGEGHAVLTVRTDRGDFVLDNLRDEVFNWKDTEYTYLKRQSTQSPGKWVSIEQRDDIVVSSVNNTGN, from the coding sequence CTTGTCGGACTGACATCAGCGGCAAAGGCGGCTGGTGAATTTATGACCGTAAGCGGCCAAACATCGCAGCCTATAGGGCATTACGAATTTTGTGAACGCTTGCCGCAAGAATGCAAAATTCGCAACACCATTCTCCAGCCGGTAAAATTAACTCAAAATGTCTGGGATATGATGCTGGATGTCAATCATAGTGTTAATGCCCGCATTACTCCCGCAACAGACATGGAACTTTACGGCAAGGAAGAGTATTGGACCTATCCGGTAAACGCCGGCGATTGCGAAGACTATGTTCTTGAAAAGCAGAAAGAATTACATGACAAAGGTATGCCGCTTGCCAGTCTGCTTATTACCGTTGTGCGTAAACCTGACGGCGAAGGTCATGCCGTTTTGACTGTACGGACAGATCGCGGCGATTTTGTACTCGACAATTTGCGTGACGAAGTCTTCAACTGGAAAGACACCGAATATACATATCTCAAGCGTCAGTCGACACAATCTCCCGGAAAATGGGTCAGCATCGAACAACGTGACGATATTGTTGTGAGCTCGGTCAACAATACCGGAAATTGA
- a CDS encoding PLP-dependent cysteine synthase family protein, with amino-acid sequence MNKVDSIVSYDAPHSCSQEWLKKAIEIIEAEINRSADTHLIRYDLPPSCGITLYLKDESCHPTGSLKHRLARSLFLYSLCNGKIGPKTTIVEASSGSTAVSEAYFAKLIGVPFVTVIPRTTSPQKVAAIEAYGGNVHFIDDPKSVYVTAQNLADELGGYYIDQFTFAERATDWRGNNNIANSIFCQMAKEPHPVPQWIVASAGTGGTSATLGRYIRYRKFSTRLCVADPEASVFHLHYADRSIKEIDSCCSVIEGIGRARVEPSFMPDVIDRMISVPDQASLAAMRVISRLIGRSCGGSTGTNVYAAAELISDMIKNHQQGSLVTLICDSGERYRSTYLDDQWLNKKGFDIAGDMKRLEQLFTEGKPF; translated from the coding sequence GTGAATAAAGTTGATTCAATCGTAAGCTATGACGCGCCGCATTCTTGCAGTCAGGAATGGCTAAAAAAAGCAATTGAAATTATCGAAGCGGAAATAAACCGTTCGGCCGATACCCATCTCATCCGTTATGATTTACCGCCTTCATGCGGGATAACGCTCTATTTGAAAGATGAATCCTGCCATCCGACAGGTAGTTTGAAACACCGTTTGGCGCGTTCACTTTTCCTCTATTCTCTTTGCAACGGAAAAATTGGCCCCAAGACAACGATTGTCGAGGCTTCGAGCGGTTCGACAGCCGTCTCGGAAGCCTATTTTGCCAAATTGATCGGTGTTCCTTTTGTGACCGTTATTCCGAGGACAACTTCACCGCAAAAAGTTGCAGCCATAGAAGCATATGGCGGCAATGTTCATTTTATTGATGATCCGAAATCGGTTTATGTAACGGCACAAAACCTCGCTGATGAATTGGGGGGCTATTATATAGACCAGTTTACCTTTGCCGAACGGGCAACAGATTGGCGTGGCAACAATAATATTGCCAATTCAATTTTCTGCCAGATGGCCAAAGAACCGCATCCGGTTCCCCAATGGATTGTTGCAAGTGCCGGCACTGGCGGAACGTCGGCTACATTGGGGCGATATATCCGGTATCGCAAATTTTCAACGAGACTTTGTGTAGCCGATCCGGAAGCTTCGGTTTTTCACCTCCACTATGCCGACCGGTCGATAAAAGAAATCGATTCATGTTGTTCGGTGATTGAAGGTATCGGGCGGGCACGTGTCGAACCGTCATTCATGCCGGATGTGATCGACCGGATGATTTCGGTTCCCGATCAGGCAAGTCTTGCAGCCATGCGTGTGATAAGCCGCCTTATCGGTCGCAGTTGCGGCGGGTCAACAGGAACCAATGTTTATGCAGCTGCAGAACTCATTTCCGATATGATTAAAAATCATCAACAGGGCTCGTTGGTAACATTGATTTGTGACAGTGGTGAACGTTACCGGTCAACCTATCTTGACGATCAGTGGCTTAATAAAAAAGGTTTTGATATCGCTGGTGATATGAAACGTCTGGAACAACTCTTTACAGAAGGAAAACCTTTCTGA